The following proteins are co-located in the Penaeus monodon isolate SGIC_2016 chromosome 10, NSTDA_Pmon_1, whole genome shotgun sequence genome:
- the LOC119577629 gene encoding atlastin-like, with the protein GYTQFNIAYSVFLFVDIEEQFVNHLKILVPRLLSAENLVKKEIGGQPVKARDLLKFFTLFMEVFKDNDLPEPTTLVEFAAQASSQAALEAGKEYYSEAMEDLVGGDRPYLKTVQMETEHNKLKEKAFRTYLEKNKYGRKNQSVVERYQGMLEEVRHILKMFDL; encoded by the exons ggatATACTCAATTTAATATTgcttattctgtttttcttttcgtagATATTGAAGAGCAGTTTGTAAACCACTTGAAAATTCTGGTGCCGCGACTGCTCAGTGCCGAGAATTTGGTCAAGAAAGAGATTGGTGGACAACCCGTGAAGGCGCGTGACCTCCTCAAGTTCTTCACGCTCTTCATGGAGGTGTTCAAGGACAATGACCTCCCAGAGCCAACAACCCTCGTCGAG TTTGCTGCCCAGGCCAGTAGTCAGGCAGCCCTTGAGGCTGGCAAAGAGTACTACTCGGAAGCCATGGAGGATCTAGTTGGGGGTGACCGACCTTACCTAAAGACTGTCCAGATGGAAACAGAGCACAACAAGTTAAAGGAAAAGGCTTTCAGGACATAcctggagaaaaataaatatggcaGAAAGAATCAGAGTGTTGTTGAGCGATACCAAGGCATGCTAGAGGAAGTAAGGCATATACTTAAAATGTTTGacctgtaa
- the LOC119578037 gene encoding protein O-linked-mannose beta-1,2-N-acetylglucosaminyltransferase 1-like, with translation MCSNTMSQPGLRSLIALTTFLSLTQSGFSSDVHLKEESRVTVSVWSSFSGWGLEVDGCNNTQQQACYNPLVRYNLLLPPEDAHPHNPKDGEGLTLTVLNQRNAAVIFHKVFPLGYYWAHYADLQWHLDRVAPGRILVLTVAVSGTVGLRQAAHQLAGLGSLFALHLTPMAHWTWVFVKGGRTISETVILQGLAQHQAHLVLPLSDVPTPTAPSNQTLQQQRWHYCHLHAAMGGLCDEHTPDPLPPPPPPTLQHQSALADVPVVVTAGARHQYLYHTLNTLLTAPGAQRNNVLVVLGDAPQPTTQLLRLINVNFTKVPVHGEGNLKLFRYYRSVFQLVARTFPDAPAVIFLDEDVEVSPDFFSFMSQTLWLLREDPTLYCINGFSATGLKDRAFNPSRVLRGSVQVEWGYALTLSFIREVLSIWPDKPSNIHIYDYWIYIHARHGRECAYPEMSRTFHYGMGMNSNAWTEETIFLSIPLLQERYINLTRVSDLQMNNWRRKLSYNISHATVLRGNPCSPNFIPFYDLNNHYVFYYRLDSMEAGNPNVTQFFQLFNCVGTWSISEQGHHEGVSVVTLSARATLYLVGAPYSSYSHLRPPSVSLWDISTIPEEEFAVVEENEINKHKFQMKIRNTDMTEEKLMKILLMQM, from the exons ATGTGCAGCAATACGATGTCCCAGCCCGGGTTACGGTCACTGATAGCCCTAACTACATTCCTATCTCTAACACAGTCCGGATTTTCTTCAGACGTTCACCTCAAAGAGGAATCAAG AGTGACTGTGTCCGTTTGGTCAAGCTTCAGCGGCTGGGGACTAGAGGTTGACGGCTGTAACAACACTCAACAACAGGCCTGCTACAACCCCCTTGTTAGATACAACCTTCTCCTGCCCCCTGAGGACGCTCACCCACACAACCCTAAAGATGGGGAGGGACTCACCCTAACTGTCCTCAACCAAAGGAATGCTGCTGTCATCTTTCACAAG GTGTTCCCGCTCGGCTACTACTGGGCGCACTATGCTGACCTACAGTGGCACTTGGATCGCGTGGCACCCGGACGCATCCTCGTCCTCACGGTAGCCGTCTCTGGCACTGTGGGGCTCCGCCAAGCAGCCCACCAACTCGCTGGCCTCGGCTCCCTCTTCGCCTTGCACCTCACGCCCATGGCACACTGGACCTGGGTCTTCGTCAAGGGCGGCCGCACCATCTCGGAGACAGTCATCCTTCAAGGACTAGCTCAACACCAAGCGCACCTCGTTCTGCCCCTCTCCGATGTACCCACGCCCACTGCTCCCTCCAATCAAACGCTGCAACAACAACGCTGGCACTACTGCCACCTTCACGCTGCCATGGGCGGACTTTGCGATGAGCACACTCCGGACCCACTGCCACCGCCCCCGCCGCCTACCCTCCAGCACCAATCCGCCCTCGCCGATGTGCCCGTCGTCGTCACAGCCGGTGCCCGCCACCAGTACCTCTACCACACCCTCAATACCCTCCTCACTGCCCCCGGGGCACAACGTAACAACGTGCTCGTCGTGCTTGGGGACGCACCACAGCCTACCACACAACTGCTACGTCTCATCAACGTCAACTTCACCAAAGTTCCTGTTCACGGGGAAGGCAACCTCAAACTCTTCCGTTACTACCGTAGCGTCTTCCAGCTGGTGGCTCGCACCTTCCCCGACGCCCCTGCAGTCATTTTCCTGGACGAGGACGTCGAGGTCTCCCCAGACTTCTTCTCCTTCATGAGCCAGACTCTGTGGCTGCTCCGCGAGGACCCCACACTCTACTGCATCAACGGTTTCTCTGCGACTGGGCTGAAAGACCGTGCATTCAATCCTTCTAGAGTGCTTCGAGGCAGCGTACAGGTCGAGTGGGGCTATGCTCTGACTTTGAGTTTTATCCGCGAAGTGTTGTCCATTTGGCCAGATAAACCTTCCAATATCCATATCTATGACTACTGGATATATATCCATGCACGGCATGGCAGAGAGTGTGCTTACCCGGAAATGAGTAGAACATTTCACTACGGAATGGGCATGAATTCTAACGCCTGGACTGAGGAAACCATTTTCTTATCTATACCTTTACTACAAGAACGTTACATAAACTTAACGCGAGTGTCAGACCTCCAAATGAACAACTGGCGACGTAAACTTTCCTATAATATCTCTCATGCCACGGTTTTGCGAGGAAATCCATGTTCACCCAATTTTATCCCTTTCTATGATTTAAACAACCACTACGTTTTCTATTATCGACTTGACAGCATGGAAGCCGGAAACCCAAATGTGACACAATTCTTCCAACTCTTTAACTGCGTGGGAACTTGGAGCATATCTGAGCAAGGCCATCACGAGGGCGTCAGCGTAGTGACGCTCTCTGCCCGTGCCACACTGTACCTTGTGGGCGCCCCGTATTCCTCGTACTCGCACCTGCGCCCGCCTTCTGTTTCCCTGTGGGACATCAGTACTATCCCCGAGGAAGAATTTGCTGTTGTCGAGGAAAATGAAATCAACAAGCACAAATTCCAAATGAAAATTAGGAATACTGATATGACTGAAGAAAAGCtgatgaaaattttattaatgcAAATGTAA